The Thermovenabulum gondwanense genome segment ACACCACAAAATTCAAAGAATGCGCCAGAGCAATAAAAGGCAGGGTAGATGCCGTAAACATTACCGACTTTCAAAGCGCCGTAGTAAGGATGTCCTCACTGGGGGCCTGCATAATACTATTAGAAGAAGGCCTGGAGCCCGTAATGCAGATAACCGGAAGAGATAGAAACAGGATTGCAGTCCAGGGCGAACTACTATCCGCAGGAGCCCTGGGCATAAAAAACATACTGGCCCTCACCGGAGACCATCCCTACTTTGGAGACCACAAAACCACAAAACCCGTATTCGAACTCGACTCCGTAAACATCCTCCAGATAGCCAGCACCCTCATGGAAGGAAAAGACTTTGCAGGGAACC includes the following:
- a CDS encoding methylenetetrahydrofolate reductase, with amino-acid sequence MTLKQKLHAGQFAVTCELAPPKGIDTTKFKECARAIKGRVDAVNITDFQSAVVRMSSLGACIILLEEGLEPVMQITGRDRNRIAVQGELLSAGALGIKNILALTGDHPYFGDHKTTKPVFELDSVNILQIASTLMEGKDFAGN